From the Lathyrus oleraceus cultivar Zhongwan6 chromosome 4, CAAS_Psat_ZW6_1.0, whole genome shotgun sequence genome, one window contains:
- the LOC127135059 gene encoding putative protein phosphatase 2C 50, whose product LQNVFSANFDDSFHLEILKEALLRAIHDIDVRFSEEASRNNIHSGSTATVVLVADDKFLVSNIGDSKAFLCSENFQSPKEAKASLLELYRQTERDGSVSVWDREKYRLASSHGLNHFAVKELTRDHHPDREDKRTRVEAAGGQVLNWGGLPRVNGQLAITRAIGDVLFKSYGVISAPEVTDWHWSDPHCS is encoded by the exons TTGCAGAATGTATTTTCTGCTAATTTTGATGATTCTTTTCACTTGGAAATTTTGAAGGAAGCATTGTTGAGAGCAATCCATGATATTGATGTAAGGTTTTCTGAG GAAGCCTCTAGAAATAACATTCATTCAGGATCTACAGCAACAGTTGTATTGGTTGCAGATGATAAGTTTTTGGTTTCCAATATTGGGGATTCTAAGGCTTTCTTGTGCTCTGAAAATTTTCAGTCTCCTAAGGAAGCTAAAG CCTCCTTATTAGAGCTATATAGGCAGACAGAGCGTGATGGTTCTGTTTCTGTGTGGGATCGTGAAAAGTATAGATTAGCTTCTTCCCATGGGCTCAATCATTTTGCAGTGAAGGAATTGACTAGGGATCACCATCCAGACAGAGAGGATAAAAGAACTCGGGTGGAAGCTGCTGGTGGTCAAGTTCTAAATTGGGGTGGTTTGCCTCGCGTAAATGGTCAGCTGGCCATTACACGAGCTATTGGTGATGTGTTATTTAAAAG TTATGGAGTTATATCTGCACCAGAAGTGACTGATTGGCACTGGTCGGATCCGCACTGCTCCTAG
- the LOC127135061 gene encoding putative protein phosphatase 2C 76: MLQGRRKSQEDRTLCVLDVRIPFPGTMGIREVVVGIVAVFDGHNGAEASEMASKLLMEYFVLHTYFLLDAMYSVVSKTSTGKLLHRRDHDHGNLS; this comes from the exons ATGCTCCAGGGTCGAAGAAAATCACAAGAGGATCGCACTCTCTGTGTACTCGATGTTCGCATTCCATTCCCCG GTACGATGGGGATCAGGGAGGTTGTAGTTGGAATTGTGGCGGTTTTCGATGGACATAACGGTGCTGAAGCTAGTGAGATGGCGTCAAAACTTTTGATGGAGTATTTTGTTCTGCATACTTATTTTCTTCTTGATGCAATGTATTCTGTTGTATCAAAGACTTCCACAGGAAAATTGCTTCACAGGCGAGACCATGATCACGGAAACTTATCT